TCTTCCCTGCAAGAGCGGGATTTCCGCTACGTTTCAACATTTTACACCTCCCTTTCGGCATCTGTATACCCTTTTTAGCAAAGGATTTACAAGTGCCATAACTTTTTAACAGACCCAAAGGTCTGTTTCTACAGAGTTTGTCCAAACCCACAAAAAATCCCAAAATCCTCTTCATCTTACACCTTCTTGTAATTCTCCTTTTTTATTATTAAATAATTGGAATTAACAATCTCCTCATATTTCCTAATACTTTCTTCACTTAAACCCGTTAGCTTCTTGATCTCCTCTACCTTATATCCTTTAAAAAGTGAGTCTTTCACCACATTATAATTTTCAACCCAATAAGCAAATACAGTATCTTTCTCCATGACCTAATGATTTATATAGCAAAATCTGTGTCAAATTATCTACGGCTCAATTTTTCAAATTCATAACCTATTGAAAAACAAGGGGATAAGTTTATAAAAAATTTTTTATAAAGTCAAAAGAGACTTATAAAATGGAATTAAACTGTAGCATATCCGCACGGGGAGTGTGCGATATTGCGCTAATATGCTCTACATCTAATTAATGTAGGTTAAGAGCTTTCATCCTTCGGTATAATTTCCATCTACTCCAGCCAATTATTTTTGCAGCTTTAGTTTTATTTCCGCCAGTCTTTGCGATAGCATTTATAATCATTCGTTGCTCCTCACTCATTATTTCTTCTTTCACAGGCGTAGCTATGCGGAGATTATCAGCTCTAATTATATTATCACGACATAAAACTACAGCCCTTTCAATCTCGTGCTCAAGTTCTCTAACATTCCCTGGCCAGTTATAAGCGAGTAGTAAATCTATTACCTCTTTTTCAAAGCCTTTGATTTCTTTGCCTATTTGAGTTGAGTATTTTTTTAAGAAATGTTGTGCTAATAAAGGTATGTCACTTTTTCGCTCTCTAAGAGACGGCAATTCAATCTTAACCACAGCTAAGCGATAGTATAAGTCTTCCCTGAATCTACCTTCTTTTACCTCTTTTTCAAGCTCTTTATTTGTAGAAGCAATAATGCGGACATTTACTTTCTTTGAAGATACCCCACCTACAGGTCTTATCTCCTTATCCTCTAATACCCTTAATAGTTTCGCTTGTATTCCTGGAGTCAAATTAGCAACATCGTCCAGAAATAAGGTACCCCCATCTGCTTCTTCAAATAAGCCTTTCTTTGTACTTACTGCTCCAGTAAATGCACCTTTTACATAACCAAATAGTTCACTCTCTAATAAGGTCTCAGGTAAAGCACCACAAGCTAAAGCGATAAATTTATTATTCTTTCGTTTACCATTGTAGTGTATAGCTCCTGCAACCAGTTCTTTGCCTGTACCTGTTTCCCCAGTAATTAAGACTGTTGCATCTGTATCAATTACCTTGTCTAAAATGGAATATAATTCCTGCATTTTAGGATGTTCACCTATTATATCTTTAAATCTATACTTTACTTCCTTTTCAGGCGCATAAACTACTTCTTTTGGAGCTCTCTTTACTTTTTTGAGACGGTTAATTGCTGAAGAAATATTTTCCTTAAGTGCCTGTTTTCCGATAGTAGGGGTTTGATTAATCAAACCCCTACATTTTTCTAGCCAATGTAATGTTTGCTCATCCCCAATCCGCCCAAGGTGGACTAATCCTTCTATTACCCATCTTTGGATTGATTCGTCTTTTATTTCAAACAACGAAGTTAGAGTATCAAATACAGGAGGACCAATCTGTGATAGTATAAAAATTGCGTATCGGGGTTCAATTTTGTTCCTAACTGCAAAATCAAGAAAAGAAGGATTATGTCTACAATTTTTAATTAAAAAGTAGTCATACCCATGCTTCCTTGCTATGCTCAGTGTCTTTTTCATGTAATGCATTAGCCTCTGTTCTTCTTGAGATTGCTTCGTCGTTTTGCTCCTTGCAATGACACTCGGCAGTGCTTTTTTAAGATAAAGTTGAGCCAGCCAAAAGTAAACCTGCATTAAATCGTAATTAGCATCAAGATTTTCAATTATATGGAGGGATTTCAACAAAGTACTTTCGGCTTTTTCGAAAGCTCCGGTTGCTATTTCAATCTCACTTTGGGTCATAAGCACTTGGGCAAACCGCAAACTCTTATCACTTTTTTCGACAGCTTTCAATGTTTTGTTAATGTATTGCTCTGCACGATAATAATCACCTTGAAGCAAATATAGCTTGGCAATACCTTCCAAACACTCGCTTTCTGTCTCCTTATCTTTAAGCTCCAAATTAAGCGTCAATGCTTCTTGATACTTTTTCATAGCAGACTCGTATTCTTCTGTTTCGCCCAGCATCTCACCCATTACCAAATAAGCATGCGCTAATCCCCCTTTATCATTAAAATCTTTACAAGTTTTGATACCTTTCTCTAACCATGTTTTACACTGAGGATAATCTCCTTTCATCAATGAGAGCTCAGCCATATTATTATAGGCAGTTCCCGTCCATAGAAAGGGGGTCTTGCTATATATTTCTATAATCTCCTTATAGCTTCGGTCTACGCGAGTAAAATCGCCTTGACAGTAATAAATCGCCCCCATGTTATGCAATATTTTGGTTTGAAGAGGTAAATTCTCTATTTTTTTACATAAAGAAAGCGCTCTGGTTAGATTTCTAATTGCTTCCTTGTATTCACCCATTCTTCGCAAAGCACGACTCATTTCGCTTAATATCTCTGCCTTGAGAAGGTGTTCTTCCTCTTGTATCAAGTACATAGCAT
This bacterium DNA region includes the following protein-coding sequences:
- a CDS encoding sigma 54-interacting transcriptional regulator; amino-acid sequence: MENYLIVKTKITPPKLGKNILKRQRLLDLLRDNLDKKLVLISADAGYGKTTLISDLASEIEQHRKAWHTIDKGDADFVVFMSYLVESISQAYPNFGNKTKIVIKNIKEISPNIEILVGTFINELIDTLKDELFVFIDDYQEVSESKPINDALNYLIEHQPQKLHLIISTRTLPTIQLAKLTAKQQLFALKKEELQFTEEEVKALFNDIYHTEVPEVELSKIEEYTKGWITALQLILQELSYKKTDEVIDVYSKAGKRAFEYFGNEIIQKLPEKLQSFLFKSSILESMDPRLLNNLLEINNSDETLNSLMELNLFVSTVPGEKDVYKYHPLFRDFLMNQLNKIFGKELIKDLYQKAATYFARVGDIESAISYWLASECWKEAAALIEKVAGDRLNKGRIDTVNNWINSLPQDLVDNHPWLLAYKGEILYRWGEWDDALQMFEKAKKIFEKRDNKLGLSYSLSWIGTIAINRGDASEGLKIEKDAMYLIQEEEHLLKAEILSEMSRALRRMGEYKEAIRNLTRALSLCKKIENLPLQTKILHNMGAIYYCQGDFTRVDRSYKEIIEIYSKTPFLWTGTAYNNMAELSLMKGDYPQCKTWLEKGIKTCKDFNDKGGLAHAYLVMGEMLGETEEYESAMKKYQEALTLNLELKDKETESECLEGIAKLYLLQGDYYRAEQYINKTLKAVEKSDKSLRFAQVLMTQSEIEIATGAFEKAESTLLKSLHIIENLDANYDLMQVYFWLAQLYLKKALPSVIARSKTTKQSQEEQRLMHYMKKTLSIARKHGYDYFLIKNCRHNPSFLDFAVRNKIEPRYAIFILSQIGPPVFDTLTSLFEIKDESIQRWVIEGLVHLGRIGDEQTLHWLEKCRGLINQTPTIGKQALKENISSAINRLKKVKRAPKEVVYAPEKEVKYRFKDIIGEHPKMQELYSILDKVIDTDATVLITGETGTGKELVAGAIHYNGKRKNNKFIALACGALPETLLESELFGYVKGAFTGAVSTKKGLFEEADGGTLFLDDVANLTPGIQAKLLRVLEDKEIRPVGGVSSKKVNVRIIASTNKELEKEVKEGRFREDLYYRLAVVKIELPSLRERKSDIPLLAQHFLKKYSTQIGKEIKGFEKEVIDLLLAYNWPGNVRELEHEIERAVVLCRDNIIRADNLRIATPVKEEIMSEEQRMIINAIAKTGGNKTKAAKIIGWSRWKLYRRMKALNLH